The nucleotide sequence GAAGTCCCTGCCGGGCCAGGGCGAGGAGCACCAGAGCCAGCACCGCCAGCGCCAACCCGACGGTCAACACGACTCACCCTCCGCTCACCCGTAAAGCCAACCCCACGGCCAACATCAGCGCTGCCAACAGCAGCAGGGCCCATCCTACTCCCCGCAGCCAGAGGGCGCGCCACACCAGGCGGCCATGGCGCCGGTGCGCCTCCCGGCCCAAGGCCAGCATCTCTTCATGGGCCGGGCGGTAACCCTGCAAACGATACCCCCAGGCCCGTCGGCAGTAGCCGTATTCGGCGATTTCGGAAACGCGCAGGGTTCGCATCAGTCCTGTTCGCCGTTCCCGCGGGCCAGATACGCCTCCAGGTGCTTCATCTGCCGGGCCAACACATCCTGCCGCAAGGTCAGGGTGAGATCGCCCCGGGTGCGTTCCAGCAAGGAACGCGCGATGTCGGTCAAGCGGCGCAGCCCGCCAGTTACCGCATCGGGGTAATCCATGGTGACCAACACGGTGTAAATCTCGTCCATGTATCCCAGCAAGCGCTCGGCCTCGACGGAGTAACCATGACGCAGCACATCCAGGCAGTGGCGGCGCAGTTCACCCACGGTTTCGGCCAGGCCACGGATGTAAGTGGCGCTTTCCAGGCCCAACTCGTCTGGGGTGGGCAAATGCCCATCGGTGATCAGGGCCAGGGTGATGCTGGCCTCGGCGAATTCCTTGAGGGCATCCTGGGTGTAGCCGGCGTAGAACAGGTCAGGGTAAGCCGCCAACGCCGTGCGGATTTCCTGCACCACCTGGCGGGCCTGTTCCAAAAGAGCCTCGGCCTCCTCGCGCTTATTCCGATGAATGGCACGCACCGTATGGGCGCAATA is from Anaerolineae bacterium and encodes:
- a CDS encoding haloacid dehalogenase, yielding MKNLPAIAEQIHRDFEARTAARDRALALSRQLTRYCAHTVRAIHRNKREEAEALLEQARQVVQEIRTALAAYPDLFYAGYTQDALKEFAEASITLALITDGHLPTPDELGLESATYIRGLAETVGELRRHCLDVLRHGYSVEAERLLGYMDEIYTVLVTMDYPDAVTGGLRRLTDIARSLLERTRGDLTLTLRQDVLARQMKHLEAYLARGNGEQD